Proteins found in one Oncorhynchus mykiss isolate Arlee chromosome 17, USDA_OmykA_1.1, whole genome shotgun sequence genomic segment:
- the LOC110493909 gene encoding ADP-ribosylation factor-related protein 1 isoform X1, which translates to MYTLLSGLYKYVFQKDEYCILILGLDNAGKTTFLEQTKTKFSKNYKGMNLSKITTTVGLNIGTIDVGKARLMFWDLGGQDELQSLWDKYYAESHGVIYVIDSTDEERLAESKEAFEKMISSEVLEGVPLLVLANKQDVENCMSVPDIKTAFSDCAPKIGKRDCLVQPCTALTGQGVNEGIEWMVKCVIRNIHRPPRLKDIT; encoded by the exons ATGTACACCTTATTATCTGGTCTGTACAAATACGTGTTCCAGAAGGACGAATACTGCATCTTGATCCTAGGACTTGACAATGCAGGAAAAACC ACATTTTTGGAACAGACCAAGACCAAGTTCAGTAAGAACTACAAGGGAATGAATTTGTCCAAGATCACCACTACAGTTGGACTTAACA TCGGCACAATCGATGTGGGCAAAGCTCGTCTAATGTTCTGGGACCTTGGTGGTCAAGATGAGCTTCAGTCGCTATGGGACAAA TACTACGCCGAGTCCCACGGTGTGATCTATGTTATAGACTCCACCGATGAGGAGCGACTAGCAGAATCAAAAGAGGCATTTG AGAAAATGATCAGCAGTGAGGTGTTGGAAGGTGTGCCTCTCCTGGTGCTCGCCAACAAGCAGGATGTGGAG AACTGTATGTCTGTGCCGGACATCAAAACCGCTTTTAGCGACTGCGCTCCAAAGATCGGTAAACGAGATTGCCTGGTGCAGCCTTGCACAGCCCTAACAGG GCAGGGGGTTAACGAAGGCATCGAGTGGATGGTGAAGTGCGTCATCAGAAACATTCACCGGCCACCGAGACTGAAGGACATCACATAG
- the LOC110493909 gene encoding ADP-ribosylation factor-related protein 1 isoform X2 produces MNLSKITTTVGLNIGTIDVGKARLMFWDLGGQDELQSLWDKYYAESHGVIYVIDSTDEERLAESKEAFEKMISSEVLEGVPLLVLANKQDVENCMSVPDIKTAFSDCAPKIGKRDCLVQPCTALTGQGVNEGIEWMVKCVIRNIHRPPRLKDIT; encoded by the exons ATGAATTTGTCCAAGATCACCACTACAGTTGGACTTAACA TCGGCACAATCGATGTGGGCAAAGCTCGTCTAATGTTCTGGGACCTTGGTGGTCAAGATGAGCTTCAGTCGCTATGGGACAAA TACTACGCCGAGTCCCACGGTGTGATCTATGTTATAGACTCCACCGATGAGGAGCGACTAGCAGAATCAAAAGAGGCATTTG AGAAAATGATCAGCAGTGAGGTGTTGGAAGGTGTGCCTCTCCTGGTGCTCGCCAACAAGCAGGATGTGGAG AACTGTATGTCTGTGCCGGACATCAAAACCGCTTTTAGCGACTGCGCTCCAAAGATCGGTAAACGAGATTGCCTGGTGCAGCCTTGCACAGCCCTAACAGG GCAGGGGGTTAACGAAGGCATCGAGTGGATGGTGAAGTGCGTCATCAGAAACATTCACCGGCCACCGAGACTGAAGGACATCACATAG